Proteins encoded together in one Marinobacter sp. Arc7-DN-1 window:
- a CDS encoding DUF368 domain-containing protein, producing MNSPVSNSASPESARSHRPAAVFLRGIAMGAADIVPGVSGGTIAFITGVYFRLLEAINAVPVAVFRHLFRGNFRAFWHACDGTFLVCLLAGILISIATLASAISYVLVEYPILIWSFFFGLIVASVWHVGRQVRHYKVALLAPLLAGIVVAWWITTLSAGQVSPSGLAFFGAGALAICAMILPGISGSFILVIIGMYAPVLAAIKSLDMGVLLLFMAGCVVGLLSIARLITWAFHHFHDLVLALLTGFMVGALNKVWPWKEILSWRTNSAGEQVPLNEVSIWPWTFAEQAGQDPQIALAVLMALAGFCLVLLVEWVGFRSRSVAQAG from the coding sequence CGCCGATATTGTGCCGGGTGTGTCCGGCGGTACCATTGCATTCATTACCGGTGTCTACTTCCGGTTGCTGGAAGCCATTAATGCCGTGCCCGTTGCAGTTTTCCGGCACCTGTTCCGGGGCAATTTTAGGGCGTTCTGGCACGCCTGCGACGGCACCTTTCTGGTATGCCTGCTGGCGGGCATTCTCATCAGTATTGCGACGCTGGCTTCAGCGATCAGTTATGTATTGGTGGAATACCCCATCCTCATCTGGAGCTTTTTCTTTGGTCTGATCGTTGCCTCGGTGTGGCATGTGGGCCGCCAGGTGCGACACTACAAAGTGGCACTGTTGGCACCGCTGTTGGCCGGTATTGTGGTTGCCTGGTGGATTACCACCTTGTCTGCGGGACAGGTTTCACCGTCTGGTCTGGCGTTCTTCGGTGCCGGGGCGCTCGCCATCTGTGCCATGATTCTTCCCGGTATTTCCGGCAGCTTTATTCTGGTCATTATCGGTATGTATGCGCCGGTCCTGGCGGCCATCAAGTCATTGGATATGGGCGTTTTGCTGCTGTTTATGGCGGGCTGTGTGGTCGGCCTGTTATCGATAGCGCGTCTGATTACCTGGGCGTTTCATCACTTTCATGATCTGGTGCTGGCTTTGCTGACAGGATTCATGGTCGGCGCCCTTAATAAGGTCTGGCCCTGGAAAGAAATACTCAGCTGGCGCACCAACAGTGCCGGTGAACAGGTGCCCCTTAATGAGGTAAGCATCTGGCCCTGGACATTCGCCGAACAGGCCGGGCAGGACCCTCAGATAGCACTGGCAGTGTTGATGGCGTTGGCCGGGTTCTGTCTTGTTTTGCTGGTTGAGTGGGTCGGTTTTCGCAGCCGGAGCGTCGCTCAGGCCGGGTAG